The nucleotide window gatcacataactttatttggaattcttgtccacaaaatcttgatgtaagttgtaactgctacttctagtggtaaggtgtaaaaactggttgtttctgtcacattctttaatttgagttcaagttaaaacgaaaatcatattcaggaatcaaaatactacaaagaattactTGTATTTagcataattaaataattctgattagtctttataaacaatttaatttctgGCTCCTCCTCAAACCTTTGGGGTAGTAACCTCAAGTAACGGCTTGCCCAAAAGGCaactcatcttttcatttttgtttcaccTTGCTTACAAtgcacgtgactcttttaaAAGTTAGTGTAACTgctttgttacagaatattgctgaaaagctgtcttgaacctaattattattatcccgTCTTCACAGgatttacattattttgcatgatcttaaaagaatgaaagactaaggtcttagaagacattaaagcatgcactgtttgccaataaatgggagagagacaaaagaggacagccactgttataattatcagagagccctTAAATCAATGCAATTAATCCCATCCATTCAttccaaaaacccacaggaaatttttaaaggatcactttaacaacaactacaacacagcaattgagctagtataaagatccaggatatgacctgtcaataacaatgggtggagaaggtgaactcttctgaagtacatAGCATcttttttgcgtcaagtgaaaagatctctcttttattttgccatgggaaaccttgcaaacaacttgtggacgaatggagattaaatcccagtttgaatacagtggcttaggtaaagcaaaactcagttgcctataaCAAATGctgaaggacagccacaaccccACAGCATGCATTTACtgtacatgtaaacccaaaaactcAGTTGCCAATAAAAACTACTGAAGAACAACCGCAACCCAACATCATGCatctacatgtaaacccaaaagacatagtctcgcacaaaagctgaagctccaatttaagacctgaAACCAGGCCACAAAGATGTGCCTCTTATAAGTGTTTAGATGTcgatttcatcatgaagcaatgtgaaaaaaaacagcttcattgcatctcacagaaaatcttgctgagggacagtgatataaagtgtttagtggattatgtcatgcattataTAATAAAgtatatcttttgaaaaatccacctccaaatcagatgtagtaccttcccgatcataccttctctatatttaatataattaaattttcttcaatccacatcaaacaaagtaatgtagcattctcatcactgtctagtatacatctctaatttgtgtgcattatgcagacatatatgtcttatTAAGGTCACCCCAGCCCTTTTGtaggttgttttgcaatatctttcactacaatgtcatatgaggcaatgctataaaaatttataacaatgtTAAACTTTAGGATCATGCccaattgagtgctttattcattttaaactagttgaacagcatgcatattcctcaatgcatgacaaaaaggcctttttttaattttatttatttattttgttaattttttttattttatttttatttttttttaattttattttatttctttcttttattctaAATATGGtactttttttcacttcaactATTTGTAATAAATCTTGTGCCGTCTACACACCACCTGACTCGATTAGCCTTGCTATTTGCAGGTGGTgtgatatttgtatatttaatataagaaataaagatgttattgttgtcatttgttgtcaattcctccaatttctttaagtttcctattaaaaacaattgggggtgcattAGACAGatatcctatttatagaggcaattaatgtttcaatcaaaacatgcataaccagcttagttgctaaaagatctttacagctatctcataccatgattttccaaaatttatccaaaagtatcatcaatgaaaaggccactatattatttcaagttttcaaatggagcaaaaagggttttctttgcaattattagtttatcttaaacaatcatatAAGGACTTGctctggtaagatatctgattaatatgacattgctCATGATCACTtctttttgtagatgcttaataattgcatgaaGCCAGTGTGGAAAGTAatgtgtataaataaacaaagttgtaaaaataaattcttaaatctggcaaatgatgaaattaataattggcgagtacaataacttttgaaaaaaaagacacagcaacagaggcaaattccgcttaaaatacaaacaacagcaccttaatgataaccaatgtaaatcatcaccaatattaATGACAGACGTCATAACAATAGCATAATAATAGAgtgaactatgaaatcttcaCAAAAACTGCTGGAATGAGAGGTTTAACATAACAGTGCAATCAActttggtgctcatgagcatAGGTTGATCGTGTATAACAGTACTAAGTACATTCCCAAGACAAAGTTTTCAGCTAAGTTagcaaaaagatattcagttaaCTCATCAAACTAGCTCTGCCGAGAaagacactcacagtaacacaagtcttctcaaaacatcacccattaaattattttttgttaacaaaaggatgagaagtttgttcaatttaagCTTATTGCATTCTAAccctgtcaaaaactgagaaTGCTATCAAAGCACAATGactattatttacaacaacaattatcacaaaaCACTATTCATCAGCAgactttgaaaaattcaacacgtaccaaaatggaaaacttgtgtaagtcctaatttattttcattaaacaAGGTAATGAAAACTTTAACCAATTCACCAACTAACAGAATAAagggaacctaacatactgtcacaGCACGAACAATCAAATTTAAGTTGGCGTATTATTTACTCAAAGGTAGCGTAAAGTTCTCATTTACTAAACTTTACGCTACATTTACGGTAAAGTCAACCTTTACGCTACTGTTACGCCCTTGTGTAAAGTTTGTGTAATGAGACTTCTTTAAGCTGCCTTTAAACTTAAGTAAGGCTAGCGTAAAGTTCACATTTACACAGCGTTACGGTAGATTTACACTCCGTAAAGCCAAGCTTTATGCTGCCTTTACTACTGTGTAAATTTTGCGTAACGAGACTTCTTTAAGCCGTCTTTAAACAGGAGGTAAACCTGGTATAAAGTCGACATTTACTTCTGCTTTACTCTTTCTTGTAAAGTATAGAGGCgcttttaatttaaatttaacctTGGCGTAAAGAGAGTCTAATTTTAACTTTAAAGTAGCGTGTGAAGGGACAGTAAAGGCACCGTACTTCTTTACGCCAATTTTACACGTAGCGTAAATGCAGTTAAATCCTAATTTTATGCTTCAACGCGTTGCGCAAAGGGACAATAAGGACATAGTACTTCtttaaaatgatttattttCAGGAAGTCCTGGTCACATGAGCTTCTGAATAATGTAACATGTTAAAAAGACGAAAGTTGCGAACCTCTTGTCATATCACTTAAAATATGTATCAATGTATAAAAGTCATAAACTTTCTACCGGTATCTTCGAAATGGAACAGATAGATAAAAAATTGTAAACCGTTTTCTTAATTCAATTGAAAATAATACTATTGTTCAAATCACGCTGGTCCTAGTCGCTGTAGTGACCTCCGGATTCTGTACTGTTTTTGGATTACGGGCTTTCCTTCCAACATATCCTACCAGTAACACTAAagagacagagtaaaatttctGCAATCACTTAATATTAAATAAACTTAGTAAACTGGGCAAGTGTCAACTCGCCACAAAGTCGCCTGCGCGCattgtttggttttttgacTAATGAGCtttcttttaaaacatttcttaactgtaacatcaaaaacacaaacttTTGCACCTGAAACAAAACACTGTGAACCATTTACTTATAAAAACTGAAACTGGTTTAATGCTGTCTTCTTAAATTTAACTAAACTTAGCAAATTTGGGGTTCTCCTAGAATAAAATCAAGGGTCCTCATTGTAATCAATGCCATTAATGTTCAATAAACTTAGTACTCTGGAGAAGTGACAGCTCTTTTTAAGGGCCTACGCACAGTGtctttctttgattttggcACTTTTTTCCTCTTTGCTGAGGAGTCAGATGAACTTCCTGTTCCTAAGAGTAGGCTCCTGTGGGATGGAGTTCTAGTTGTTTGAGGGTGGATGCTGCGAGATGAACTTCCTGTTGATGAGGGTCGCGCACTGTCAGCTGGAGTGAGGATGCTGCGAGATGAAATTCCTGCTGCGGAGAGTAGGGCGCTGTCAGATGGAGTAGCATGTGCTGCAGTGAGGATACTGCGAGATGAGTTTCCTGTTGTGGACGGTTGGACACTGTCAGGTGGAGTTGCAGGTGTTGGAGTGCGGATGCCATGAAATGAATTCCTTGTTGAAGACGGGGTACTGTGGGATGATATTGCAGGTGTTGGTGGGCTGAAAGTGCGGCTTGTAGCTGTTGCTGGCTCTTCAGATCTCATTGCCCATTCCAGGCCATCAATAGGCCGGGGCTTTGTCGATGG belongs to Acropora muricata isolate sample 2 chromosome 9, ASM3666990v1, whole genome shotgun sequence and includes:
- the LOC136929227 gene encoding putative uncharacterized protein DDB_G0290521 encodes the protein MPWSEEKKALVEQAVGSSQYTSSDESDISDDENGQPKLSGYLVKKLPWERSALTKVKKALDDAHIKSLNVRARVNMVARRLHPMPSTKPRPIDGLEWAMRSEEPATATSRTFSPPTPAISSHSTPSSTRNSFHGIRTPTPATPPDSVQPSTTGNSSRSILTAAHATPSDSALLSAAGISSRSILTPADSARPSSTGSSSRSIHPQTTRTPSHRSLLLGTGSSSDSSAKRKKVPKSKKDTVRRPLKRAVTSPEY